The following is a genomic window from Chryseobacterium sp. StRB126.
GCTCCAGAGATTTTGGGTATGTCGTAAGCGCCAAGATTGCTAATGGTTCTGACATTGACGGAACTCCTAACTTCGCTCCCAACTGGTCATTCCAGAGTCCTAAGTTTCAAGTCCCTGATCTTCTTGATCTGACCCTGTTTGCCCCTATGACTAATCCTGTCAAATCCGGTAATAATTATTATAATGTTTTTATATACTGGAAAGATATTCTACACAAAATCCAAGGGCCCACTCCAATTGCTCAACTGGCAAGAATAAGTTCAATTAAACAAGGAGGAATCACTACTAGGATAAAATACTTAGAAATGGTTCCGGATAACATCAATAATCCTGATTTTTATAAGAAGGATAAAAAAGTAGTATATCCATATTATTCTTTAAGCAGAGCCGATCAAATGTATGCCGTCTCACAGCTTGAGCAAGACGGCAGAAAACAAGATTTCAGATATAGAGGCGTTACAGGAAACATGCCAGGGAAAAGAATGGTTGGATATCATCAGACTGCAAATTCCTCATGGTATGCCAACGGATTTGAAAAAACAAAAATTTGGTCAGGAATAGAGATTGATCCCTTAAAAGATGGTGCTCCTGTAAAATTATGGTCAATCAGAACTAATGACGAATCTAAAATTTTCCCTGCGGATCTTTCTGAAAACAATACTCAACTATTAACCTTCAAATCTACATCCTATCAATCTACACAACTTGTCAATGGACAAGCAGTATCTGTAGTATCTGATGATGAAAAACCGAAAGTTGTAAAAGTAGTACTCCCTTTAAGAAGCAGAGAAAAAGACTTTTTAACAGGTACCATTACTTCAAATGGTACTAGCTATGGAGATTATTATCTTCCAACCAGTACTACATCTATTGTAAATGATGACTTAGCAACTACTCGATCTTCATTTGAGTATATCCACAATCCAACAGGAACAGGAGCTGATTATTATATTGGCCGTCCAAAGACTAAAACTGATATTATTTATGCTTATGGTGATAATAAATCTGTTAAACAGGAGTACACGTATGAAAATAATTTATTAAAAAATCAAAAAAATTGGAACAGAGATAACACAGAGTTTTTCCAAGAAACTTATAGTTATGATGGATTTGGTAATATTATTCAAAAAGAAGTAGCTAATAGCATAGATAATCAAACCCAAACAAGCAAAGCAGAATATGATCCAAAGGGAAGATTTGTGATCAAAAGGATTGACAATCTAGGATTGGAGACTAATATCCTTTATAATGATTGGGGACAAATTGAAAAGCAAACAGATCCACTGGGAAATACTCTTACTAATACCTATGACCGTTGGGGAATGCTTCTTACCTCAAAAACTAATTTAGGAGGAACAACCAGTTATCAGTATTATAGGGATGACGACTCCAATATTACCATAACTCAATATGATCCTGACAATGATATATCTAAAAAGTATATCAATAAATTAGGTCAAACATATCAAGTATCCAATAAAACCTTTAGACAGGGACGGTTTATTGCCAAAGAAACATATTATGACATTCTGGGAAGAATTGTAAAAGAGTCTGAACCCTATTATGAACAAAGCCTAGGCCCTTCTGGTTGGAATACAATAGAATATGATGACTCTGTATTTCCTGCTAAAGTTAAAGCTAAAGCTTTTACTGGTAAAGAAACAGAAACTTTTGTTACCGGGTTAACAACAACTGTCCATGAAATCAACGGAAATGGAAGGACAAACTCCCAAACAACAGATGCTTTAGGAAATATAATTTCCACAACAGATAAAGGTGGAACTATTCTATTTTCTTATAATGCTGCAGGTGAACAAATCAAAGCTCAATATGCAGAAAATATAGTAACTACAAAATATGACTCTTGGGGAAGAAGATCTGAATTTAATGATCCTTCCAATGGACTATATAAATATGATTACAATGGCTTTGGTCAGCCTAATAAGATTATTAGTCCAAAGGGAACTAAAGAATATACTTATAACGCTTTAGGACAGTTAATCACACAAAAAGAATTTTCTACAACAGACGGCGGAGCTGCTACTGATAAGATTATTTCTTTCACCTATGATAATAAGGGTAGACTCATTTCAAAGGCTGGAACATCTAAAGGAAAGTCGTTTAGTTCAAATGCTTCTTATGATCCTCAAGGAAGGCTTTTATCATCATCTGAAAGCAGCAATGGTAAATATTTTATGCAGAAAGGAATTACCTATGATGATAAAGCGAGAGTAGTTTCTTATGAAAAGCACTTATATTCTTCCGGCGTACTTAGCAAAGTACAGATTGAGAATTTATATCATCCATGGAATGGAGATCTATATCTGGTAAAAGATAAGGAAACAGGTAAAAATCTATGGGAGCTAAAAGAGACAGATGCTAAGGGAAGAGTATGGAGAGCTAAACTTGGTACTTCTGAACTCAATAGCTTCTATGATGATAATGGGTTTTTAACAAGTGTTAATCATTCTTCACCTGTAAAAAGTGGAATCCTTCAGCTTTCATATTCATTTGACGCTCTTAAGAATGAACTTACAAGCCGCTCAACGGGAGGAGATTTCAATATTACGGAATCTTTTAGTTATGATGATAACAACCGACTGACCAATTGGGCTAATCCGATGACCGGAATTAAAGACCCTCTTGCTATTCTTAATGTTTATGATGTTAAAGGAAGAATTATTGAAAATGATCAGATAGGAAAAATTAAATTTGAAAACTCTGCTAAAATCTATCAGCCAACAGGAATGACCCTTAATGCAGCAGGAATGGAAAATTATAATAATGATCTGATCCAAAGCATTATTTACAATGAAAATAATGATCCTGTATTTATTGATGGAGAAAAAGGAGATGTTGCATTTCAGTATGGATTAACAGCCATGAGACAGAGAGCTACCTATGGAGGAAACTTTACTGCTGATGGAGAAGGTAAGTTCACGAAATTCTACAGTGAAGACGGAAGCTTTGAAGTGGTAAAAGATAATACCACCGGGAAAGAAAAGCATATTTTATATATCGAAGGCTCACCTTATGAAAGTAACATAGTCTATTTAAAGAATTATGATGAATCAACAGGCTCATATAAATTTTTGCATAAGGATTATTTAGGTAGTATCTTAGCAATAAGCGATGAAGCTGGAAATAAACTTGAACAGAGACATTTTGATGCATGGGGGAACCTCACTCACCTGCAGATAGGAAGTGCAGCAATTATAACCGACAAGCAGCAATTAGCAAATACTGATTTGTTAATTAATAGAGGCTATACAGGCCATGAGCATTTTGCTGAAGTAGGTCTCATTCACATGAACGGAAGATTATACGATCCGTTATTGCGAAGGTTCTTAAGTGCAGATGAAAACATTCAGGCACCATTTAATACTCAAAACTATAATAAGTATGGGTATGTACTGAATAATCCTTTAATGTATGCCGATCCAAGTGGAGAATTTATTTGGATAGCTGTAGGTGCATTAGCTGGAGCTTATTTCACAGGCGTAAAAGCTAATGGCTCATGGAATCCTACCCAATGGAACTGGGGAGCTACTTGGGGTAAAATTGCAATGGGTGGTGCTATTGGTGCATTTACAGGTGGGTTAGGTTCCGCCGTAGGTATGACTGCCGCCAGCATTGCAGCTACTTCATGGGGAATATCAGGTGGAATCTTAGGAGGTGCCATAGTAGGTGCAGCAGGAGGTGCTGTTGCAGGTGCAGTTAGTGGATTTGCAAGTGCAGTAATGTTTGGCGAAAATGTTTTGAAAGGAACTCTAATGGGAGGTTTATCCGGAGCAGCTATGGGGGGCGTTATAGGTGGAATTGCAGGAGGAGTACAGCAGATAGCTGCTAATATACAGGCTGCTAAAATAGGTGCACCCCAGGGAACAATATTAAAAGGCGCTCCTATTGCTGAAGGGAGAAGTGCCTGGACCTTAAACAATACAGCAAAGGCAGCTCCTAAAACAACTACAGTTGGAGCTCCTAAGGTAGGTAAGCTTACAACTGGAGATCCAGAATTTCTTGGAATTGAAGAAACGATTGGCTACAATATTGATCCTGTAAGTGAGCAAATGACTCCTATTACTAGATGGGATAAGCCTAATGTACCTGAAGGAAGTATCAGAGTACGCCATCATACATCTAATTCAGCTGTTAATGCTATCAAAAAAAGTGGTTCTATAAAT
Proteins encoded in this region:
- a CDS encoding RHS repeat-associated core domain-containing protein, which translates into the protein MKLFSSLILSLCSVLGFSQTILYQAETISRTVQDPQSVVMAQGFHATSNVSNPFIAKIGPATGSSGGGPVDSGAGGNNPSGATTSKGQPFHDTKGNIDVSGSGQLQFTLPIALPPGVKNIAPQTNLVYTSGTGNGSAGYGWNISGISSISRVGKNVESDAETKGIKLDYSDRYSFNGQRLILKNGEYGKDGSEYVTEKYSNVKIKSIGSINPAQGWQGPEYWEVTFEDGSQAWFGRNLSAKTPTEYNISEWKDAQGNYISYEYILENNIATINNIKWGGNKTLNTPHFNSIEFNYSTSRTLNEQSYINGVRYTQTNLLSEIKVTSNGNPFKRYSIEYTNNGTSYQFANKITEHNADGVPSDPVILKYPGMVNSYAASYDTEPDPFNNVRFVGDFNGDSYLDFLMNNGTVKLGALNETFTSIATGKTFANNAKVVNTLLDEDGQVYSGNGIIEYKDSRILGYIFRDNNFVKVFEKNLESTWFGYKDDHIILEVGDFNGDGIPDVFLDDGFSPPNKSRAVADLKYPDTPINGIISTINDDLYPDQKYMDIDGDGKVEIISVSGSQYTVFEFTKFNSYAYEKKIKFSGSLLENKDPEFPVLYGDFNGDGKLDFAIPITDYAIGKPDDWRFYMGTEKGFTPYLKNEFFTYRKFQKEVNGNYAKFAKQYFFSVTDMNKDGKSDIVQVFSYNQINMMNANGSRDFGYVVSAKIANGSDIDGTPNFAPNWSFQSPKFQVPDLLDLTLFAPMTNPVKSGNNYYNVFIYWKDILHKIQGPTPIAQLARISSIKQGGITTRIKYLEMVPDNINNPDFYKKDKKVVYPYYSLSRADQMYAVSQLEQDGRKQDFRYRGVTGNMPGKRMVGYHQTANSSWYANGFEKTKIWSGIEIDPLKDGAPVKLWSIRTNDESKIFPADLSENNTQLLTFKSTSYQSTQLVNGQAVSVVSDDEKPKVVKVVLPLRSREKDFLTGTITSNGTSYGDYYLPTSTTSIVNDDLATTRSSFEYIHNPTGTGADYYIGRPKTKTDIIYAYGDNKSVKQEYTYENNLLKNQKNWNRDNTEFFQETYSYDGFGNIIQKEVANSIDNQTQTSKAEYDPKGRFVIKRIDNLGLETNILYNDWGQIEKQTDPLGNTLTNTYDRWGMLLTSKTNLGGTTSYQYYRDDDSNITITQYDPDNDISKKYINKLGQTYQVSNKTFRQGRFIAKETYYDILGRIVKESEPYYEQSLGPSGWNTIEYDDSVFPAKVKAKAFTGKETETFVTGLTTTVHEINGNGRTNSQTTDALGNIISTTDKGGTILFSYNAAGEQIKAQYAENIVTTKYDSWGRRSEFNDPSNGLYKYDYNGFGQPNKIISPKGTKEYTYNALGQLITQKEFSTTDGGAATDKIISFTYDNKGRLISKAGTSKGKSFSSNASYDPQGRLLSSSESSNGKYFMQKGITYDDKARVVSYEKHLYSSGVLSKVQIENLYHPWNGDLYLVKDKETGKNLWELKETDAKGRVWRAKLGTSELNSFYDDNGFLTSVNHSSPVKSGILQLSYSFDALKNELTSRSTGGDFNITESFSYDDNNRLTNWANPMTGIKDPLAILNVYDVKGRIIENDQIGKIKFENSAKIYQPTGMTLNAAGMENYNNDLIQSIIYNENNDPVFIDGEKGDVAFQYGLTAMRQRATYGGNFTADGEGKFTKFYSEDGSFEVVKDNTTGKEKHILYIEGSPYESNIVYLKNYDESTGSYKFLHKDYLGSILAISDEAGNKLEQRHFDAWGNLTHLQIGSAAIITDKQQLANTDLLINRGYTGHEHFAEVGLIHMNGRLYDPLLRRFLSADENIQAPFNTQNYNKYGYVLNNPLMYADPSGEFIWIAVGALAGAYFTGVKANGSWNPTQWNWGATWGKIAMGGAIGAFTGGLGSAVGMTAASIAATSWGISGGILGGAIVGAAGGAVAGAVSGFASAVMFGENVLKGTLMGGLSGAAMGGVIGGIAGGVQQIAANIQAAKIGAPQGTILKGAPIAEGRSAWTLNNTAKAAPKTTTVGAPKVGKLTTGDPEFLGIEETIGYNIDPVSEQMTPITRWDKPNVPEGSIRVRHHTSNSAVNAIKKSGSINVSSPRPYGVDVEMEPFISPSKVQLGQAAGGSRGGGYIEFTVPKWGVTPTPHIGGTGNSGRIMIEGRMQLDIRSLNPKYVKRWW